One Gloeobacter morelensis MG652769 DNA window includes the following coding sequences:
- the arsC gene encoding arsenate reductase, glutathione/glutaredoxin type: protein MKRIMFVCKRNSCRSQMAEGYARTLGAGVIEVVSSGLESSRVHPTAVQVMAEAGVDITSQTSKPLSDFGSEDFDAVISLCGCGVNLPEAWLTRDVFEDWRVEDPDGQPIEVFHRVREEIKQRVQNLVNALREQPAISA, encoded by the coding sequence ATGAAGCGCATCATGTTCGTGTGCAAGCGCAATTCTTGTCGCTCGCAGATGGCCGAAGGCTACGCCCGCACCCTGGGAGCCGGGGTGATCGAGGTGGTCAGCTCGGGGCTGGAATCGAGCCGCGTGCACCCGACGGCTGTCCAGGTGATGGCCGAGGCGGGTGTTGATATTACGAGCCAAACTTCCAAGCCCCTGAGTGACTTTGGTTCGGAAGATTTTGATGCAGTCATTTCGCTGTGCGGCTGCGGGGTGAATTTGCCCGAGGCGTGGCTGACGCGCGATGTCTTTGAAGACTGGCGCGTCGAGGACCCGGACGGCCAGCCTATCGAGGTTTTCCACCGGGTGCGAGAGGAGATCAAACAGCGCGTGCAGAATCTGGTCAATGCGCTGCGCGAGCAGCCTGCCATTTCTGCTTGA
- a CDS encoding PstS family phosphate ABC transporter substrate-binding protein: protein MLSVRAKAAAVSVATAGLIGTFLSMPAPQAQAQSQQTIKVDGSSTVFPITEAMAEEFQKNKKVKVTVGVSGTGGGFKKFCRGETDISNASRPILKKEMDACKEAGIQYIELPVAYDALTVMVNPSNTWASTMTVAELKKVWEPDAQGKITNWNQVRPSFPNAPLKLYGPGADSGTFDYFTEAVVGKSKASRGDFTASEDDNVLVQGVANDKNALGYFGYAYYAENKNKLKAVGVDGGKGPVLPSDKTVEDGTYNPLSRPIFIYVSNKAMARPEVKEFVEFYLKSAPTLVKQVKYVPLPKKAYDVALSHFQKNRVGTVFGGEAEVGLKIEDLLSREAKF from the coding sequence ATGTTATCGGTACGCGCAAAAGCAGCGGCAGTCAGTGTGGCAACTGCCGGTCTGATCGGCACGTTCTTGAGCATGCCCGCGCCCCAGGCGCAGGCCCAGTCCCAGCAGACCATCAAAGTCGACGGTTCGAGCACGGTCTTCCCGATTACCGAGGCGATGGCCGAGGAATTCCAGAAAAACAAAAAGGTCAAGGTGACCGTCGGCGTCTCGGGCACCGGCGGCGGCTTCAAGAAGTTCTGCCGCGGCGAGACCGATATCTCCAACGCCTCGCGTCCGATTCTCAAAAAAGAAATGGACGCCTGTAAGGAGGCGGGAATTCAGTACATCGAACTGCCGGTGGCCTACGACGCGCTCACTGTCATGGTCAATCCATCCAACACCTGGGCAAGCACGATGACGGTGGCCGAACTCAAAAAAGTGTGGGAACCGGACGCCCAGGGCAAGATCACCAACTGGAACCAGGTGCGGCCGTCCTTCCCGAACGCGCCACTGAAACTCTATGGACCCGGCGCCGACTCCGGCACCTTCGACTACTTCACTGAAGCCGTGGTCGGTAAATCCAAGGCCAGCCGCGGCGATTTTACCGCCTCCGAAGACGACAACGTCCTGGTGCAGGGCGTCGCCAACGACAAAAATGCCCTCGGTTACTTCGGCTACGCCTACTACGCCGAAAATAAGAACAAGCTCAAGGCGGTGGGCGTCGACGGGGGCAAAGGACCTGTGCTCCCCTCGGACAAGACGGTCGAGGACGGCACCTACAACCCCCTCTCGCGCCCCATCTTCATCTACGTAAGCAACAAGGCGATGGCCCGGCCGGAGGTCAAGGAGTTCGTCGAGTTCTACCTCAAGAGCGCCCCCACCCTGGTCAAACAGGTCAAGTACGTGCCGCTGCCCAAAAAAGCCTACGACGTGGCTTTAAGCCACTTCCAGAAGAACCGCGTGGGCACGGTCTTCGGCGGGGAGGCGGAGGTGGGCCTCAAGATCGAGGATCTGCTGAGCCGCGAAGCGAAGTTCTAA
- the pstA gene encoding phosphate ABC transporter permease PstA, with product MDAVQLREAIKSRKRADLIFAAAGFLALLVGLVTLLALLVDLAVDGTARLRPEFFTSFPSRFAEQAGILSAWVGSCLVMLVTATAAVPLGVSAGIYLEEYAPKNWFTEIIEVNITNLAGVPSIIFGLMALGLFVYGLGLGESILTAGLTLALLILPIVIVATRESLRAVPDSIREAAYALGATRWQMVSDHILPYSTGGILTGIIIGLSRAIGETAPLITIGALTFIAFLPDLPLRAEFPFFSFQWLSSGFTVLPIQMFNWVSRPQAAFQLNAAAAGLVLIAMTLGMNALAIYLRYSFRKRIKW from the coding sequence ATGGACGCGGTTCAACTGCGTGAGGCGATCAAAAGCCGCAAGCGCGCCGATCTCATCTTTGCTGCCGCCGGATTTCTGGCGCTGCTGGTCGGGCTGGTGACGCTGCTGGCGCTGCTGGTGGATTTGGCAGTCGACGGCACCGCACGGCTGCGGCCGGAATTTTTTACTTCCTTTCCGTCGCGCTTTGCCGAGCAGGCCGGGATCTTGTCGGCCTGGGTGGGCAGCTGCCTGGTGATGCTGGTGACGGCGACAGCGGCGGTGCCTTTGGGGGTGTCGGCGGGCATTTACCTGGAGGAGTACGCCCCCAAGAACTGGTTCACAGAGATCATCGAGGTTAACATCACCAACCTCGCCGGGGTGCCTTCGATCATCTTCGGGTTGATGGCCCTTGGGCTTTTCGTCTACGGATTGGGATTGGGGGAGAGCATCCTCACCGCCGGGCTCACCCTGGCACTGCTCATCTTGCCTATCGTCATCGTAGCGACGCGCGAATCGCTGCGGGCGGTCCCCGACTCGATCCGCGAAGCCGCCTACGCCCTTGGGGCGACCCGCTGGCAGATGGTGAGCGACCATATCCTGCCTTACTCGACCGGCGGCATCCTGACAGGGATCATCATCGGCCTCTCGCGGGCGATCGGCGAGACGGCCCCGCTTATCACCATCGGTGCTTTGACCTTTATCGCCTTCTTGCCGGATTTACCCTTGCGGGCCGAATTTCCGTTTTTCTCCTTCCAGTGGCTTTCTTCGGGCTTCACGGTGCTGCCCATCCAGATGTTCAACTGGGTGTCGCGCCCCCAGGCGGCTTTTCAGCTCAACGCCGCCGCCGCCGGACTGGTGCTTATCGCGATGACCCTCGGCATGAACGCGCTCGCCATTTACTTGCGCTACTCTTTTCGTAAACGCATCAAGTGGTAA
- the pstB gene encoding phosphate ABC transporter ATP-binding protein PstB → MASAVESTLKTKAQTSNLSFYYGAIQALKNIHLTLAEYRVTALIGPSGCGKTTYLRCFNRMHDLYPGNRYEGQIVLYPDEVNIVGPEVDPIEVRMRVSMVFQKPNPFPKSVYENVAYGLRVRGVRNRAELDEKVEGALRQAALWEEAKDRLDSLAFNLSGGQQQRLCIARALASEPEIILFDEPTSALDPLATLKIEELMGQLKQSVTILIVTHNMQQAARISDFTAFMYLGEVIESGQTNQMFDHPTNPLTEQYVSGRFG, encoded by the coding sequence ATGGCTTCCGCTGTTGAATCCACCCTCAAGACCAAGGCCCAGACCAGCAACCTCAGCTTCTACTACGGAGCGATCCAGGCACTCAAAAACATCCACCTCACCCTTGCCGAGTACCGGGTGACGGCCCTCATTGGTCCTTCCGGCTGCGGCAAGACCACCTACTTGCGCTGCTTCAACCGCATGCACGACCTCTACCCGGGCAACCGCTACGAAGGGCAAATTGTGCTCTACCCGGACGAAGTCAACATCGTCGGTCCCGAGGTGGACCCGATCGAGGTGCGCATGCGGGTGAGCATGGTCTTCCAGAAGCCCAACCCCTTTCCCAAATCGGTCTACGAAAACGTCGCCTACGGTCTGCGCGTGCGCGGCGTGCGCAACCGCGCGGAACTGGACGAAAAAGTCGAGGGTGCCCTCCGGCAGGCGGCCCTGTGGGAAGAAGCCAAAGACCGCCTCGATAGCCTCGCTTTTAACCTTTCGGGGGGGCAGCAGCAGCGGCTGTGCATCGCCCGCGCCCTGGCGAGCGAACCGGAGATCATCTTGTTCGACGAGCCGACCTCCGCCCTCGACCCGCTCGCCACGCTCAAAATCGAAGAACTGATGGGCCAGCTCAAGCAGTCGGTGACCATTTTGATCGTCACCCACAACATGCAGCAGGCCGCCCGCATCTCCGATTTCACAGCCTTTATGTACCTGGGTGAGGTGATCGAAAGCGGCCAGACCAACCAGATGTTCGACCACCCCACCAACCCGCTGACCGAGCAGTACGTCTCGGGGCGCTTCGGGTAA
- the arsH gene encoding arsenical resistance protein ArsH, whose translation MSDFDHPPRILFLYGSLRERSYSRLLAEEAGRIIADMGAEVRFFDPRALPVYASVEAEHPKVQELRDLSLWSEGQVWSSPEMHGQITGILKNQIDWIPLTLGSVRPTQGRTLAVMQVSGGSQSFNAVNTLRLLGRWMRMFTIPNQSSVAKAYNEFHEDGTMKDSPYRDRVIDVMEELYKFTILLRPHTAHLTDRYSERKEKAAQAMADQKP comes from the coding sequence ATGAGCGACTTCGACCATCCCCCGCGGATTTTGTTTTTGTACGGTTCGCTGCGCGAGCGCTCCTACAGTCGCCTGCTCGCCGAAGAGGCCGGCCGCATCATCGCCGATATGGGAGCGGAAGTCCGCTTTTTCGACCCGCGCGCCTTACCTGTCTACGCGAGCGTCGAAGCTGAGCACCCCAAAGTGCAGGAATTGCGCGATTTGAGCCTCTGGTCGGAGGGGCAGGTGTGGTCGAGCCCGGAGATGCACGGGCAAATTACCGGCATCCTCAAAAATCAGATCGACTGGATTCCGCTCACGCTCGGATCGGTGCGGCCCACCCAGGGACGCACCCTCGCTGTGATGCAGGTGAGCGGCGGCTCCCAGTCGTTCAACGCTGTCAACACGCTGCGCCTGCTCGGCCGCTGGATGCGCATGTTTACCATCCCCAACCAGTCGTCGGTGGCCAAGGCCTACAACGAATTTCATGAGGACGGCACCATGAAGGACTCGCCCTACCGGGATCGGGTGATCGATGTCATGGAAGAACTGTACAAATTCACCATCCTGCTGCGTCCCCACACCGCTCACCTCACCGACCGCTACAGCGAGCGCAAGGAAAAGGCAGCCCAGGCAATGGCCGATCAGAAGCCGTGA
- a CDS encoding ArsI/CadI family heavy metal resistance metalloenzyme, which produces MEFRPHISLNVADLEASVRFYRTVFAAEPTKHYTDYANFRLEKPALHLALVAQPGHVRSRGGGEHFGIEMFDAGQLAHWQSRAEAAGLPMRTESAVTCCYAVGNKFWLTDPDGNDWEFWVRTDEAQAMHSENRPQEQTCCAAAPAALPAKQTCCA; this is translated from the coding sequence ATGGAATTTCGCCCTCACATCAGCTTGAACGTAGCAGACCTCGAAGCGTCGGTGCGCTTTTACCGCACTGTCTTCGCCGCCGAACCGACCAAACACTACACCGATTACGCCAACTTTCGCCTGGAGAAGCCGGCACTGCACCTGGCTCTGGTGGCGCAGCCGGGGCATGTGCGCTCGCGCGGCGGCGGCGAGCACTTCGGCATCGAGATGTTCGATGCCGGGCAACTGGCGCACTGGCAGTCCCGGGCCGAAGCGGCCGGTCTGCCGATGCGCACCGAGAGTGCCGTCACCTGCTGCTACGCGGTGGGGAACAAATTTTGGCTCACCGACCCGGACGGAAATGACTGGGAATTCTGGGTGCGCACCGACGAAGCGCAGGCGATGCACAGCGAGAATCGGCCCCAGGAGCAAACCTGCTGCGCTGCGGCGCCCGCTGCACTCCCAGCCAAGCAGACCTGCTGCGCTTAA
- a CDS encoding ArsR/SmtB family transcription factor, whose protein sequence is MILHSCAPCLPAEAPVFTPQDEEEERQFAALCKALGHPIRVRILKILAARATCICGDLVEMLPVSQSTVSEHLRILKQAGLVQGEVDGPRVCYCIEPATLERFKALSGSL, encoded by the coding sequence ATGATCCTTCATAGTTGCGCTCCCTGTTTGCCCGCCGAGGCTCCCGTCTTCACACCGCAAGACGAAGAAGAAGAGCGGCAATTCGCTGCGCTTTGCAAGGCGCTCGGTCACCCGATTCGGGTGCGCATTCTCAAGATTCTGGCCGCCCGCGCCACCTGCATCTGCGGCGACTTAGTCGAGATGTTGCCGGTATCGCAGTCGACGGTCTCCGAGCACCTGCGCATCCTCAAGCAGGCGGGCCTGGTGCAGGGGGAGGTGGATGGTCCCCGCGTCTGCTACTGCATCGAGCCTGCCACCCTCGAGCGCTTCAAAGCCCTGTCCGGGTCGCTGTAG
- the pstC gene encoding phosphate ABC transporter permease subunit PstC, which translates to MATSDPSSLQSRPAGGTLRYRPLRNLRERAIELILLLAALSSVFTTAGIVAVLLFESFQFFSQVPLGQFLTDTQWTPLFANPRYGILPLVAGTLVTTVVALVVAIPLGTIAAIYLSEYAPAQLREVAKPILELLSAVPTVVYGYFALLFVTPLLQKIYPDLPGFNMLSAGLVIGVMIIPYVSSLSEDAMRSVPMAIREGSYAMGATRMQTALRVVVPSAFSGIASAYVLGFSRAIGETMIVAIAAGTQPNLTLNPTEPAATITAYIVQVSLGDLPHGTLAYQTIFAAGLMLLAMTLTFNIAGHLLRKRFREVY; encoded by the coding sequence ATGGCCACGAGCGATCCTTCCAGTCTGCAGAGCCGACCCGCAGGCGGTACCTTGCGCTACCGGCCCCTGCGCAACCTGCGCGAGCGGGCCATCGAACTGATACTGCTGCTTGCCGCTCTCTCCTCGGTGTTCACAACCGCCGGTATTGTCGCCGTGTTGTTGTTCGAGTCGTTCCAGTTTTTTTCCCAGGTGCCCCTGGGTCAATTTCTCACCGACACCCAGTGGACGCCTTTGTTCGCCAATCCCCGCTACGGCATCCTGCCGCTGGTTGCTGGGACACTGGTGACTACGGTAGTCGCCCTGGTCGTGGCCATTCCCCTGGGCACAATCGCCGCCATCTACCTGAGCGAGTATGCCCCCGCCCAACTGCGCGAGGTGGCAAAGCCCATCCTCGAGTTGTTGAGCGCGGTGCCGACGGTGGTCTACGGCTACTTCGCACTGTTGTTTGTCACGCCGCTGCTGCAGAAGATCTACCCGGATCTGCCCGGTTTCAACATGTTGAGCGCCGGACTGGTGATCGGGGTCATGATCATCCCTTACGTGTCGTCGCTCAGCGAGGATGCGATGCGCTCGGTGCCGATGGCGATTCGCGAAGGCTCCTACGCGATGGGAGCGACGCGCATGCAGACAGCCCTGCGCGTCGTGGTCCCCTCCGCCTTCTCCGGCATCGCCTCCGCCTACGTGCTGGGCTTCTCGCGGGCCATCGGCGAGACGATGATCGTGGCCATCGCTGCAGGCACCCAGCCCAATTTGACCCTTAACCCGACGGAGCCGGCGGCGACGATCACCGCCTACATCGTTCAGGTGAGCCTCGGGGATCTGCCCCACGGCACACTGGCATACCAGACGATCTTCGCGGCGGGGTTGATGCTGCTCGCGATGACCCTCACCTTCAACATCGCCGGCCACCTGTTGCGCAAGCGCTTCCGGGAGGTCTATTGA
- a CDS encoding ArsR/SmtB family transcription factor: MLQPKLIHSDCLSAEQFAAQFHALSEPLRLQVLEVLRAQELCVCELGEKLGVAQSKLSFHLKTLKEAGLVRTRQEKRWVYYSVNLPGLVAVEQYLADYRRFSPLLPARSCEDSPK; the protein is encoded by the coding sequence TTGCTCCAACCGAAGTTGATTCATAGCGACTGTCTGAGTGCCGAGCAGTTCGCCGCCCAGTTTCACGCGCTCTCCGAACCGCTGCGCCTGCAGGTGCTGGAGGTGCTGCGCGCCCAGGAATTGTGCGTCTGCGAACTGGGCGAGAAACTGGGGGTGGCCCAGTCTAAACTTTCATTTCATCTCAAAACGCTTAAAGAAGCCGGTCTAGTGCGCACTCGCCAGGAGAAGCGCTGGGTCTACTACAGTGTCAACTTGCCCGGCCTGGTGGCCGTCGAGCAGTACCTGGCCGATTACCGGCGCTTCAGCCCGCTGCTCCCGGCGCGCTCCTGTGAGGACAGCCCCAAGTAA
- a CDS encoding MIP/aquaporin family protein, with product MYPVLAEKRSDEPISPKQSEAAVSRPASAPARAPAGSDAPVDSAWPRRELVAEAVGTFVLVFAGTGAVVVNAVSGGALTHLGISFVFGAVVAALIYTLGHISGAHINPAVTLALWALGRFPARRVLSYILVQLAGAAAASVAVLVCFGNQAKLGATLPLAGNWVQAFAVELLLTFILMLVICGSALDPRAPRGFAGLAIGLTVGLEAGFGGPISGASMNPARSFGPALVAGAWEAHWVYWLAPIVGALVAGWVWQQMRDPLEETSTRLDGG from the coding sequence ATGTACCCTGTGCTCGCCGAGAAGAGGAGCGATGAACCTATTTCACCCAAGCAAAGCGAGGCGGCCGTGAGCCGTCCAGCCTCCGCCCCGGCCCGCGCCCCCGCCGGGAGTGACGCCCCGGTCGATTCCGCCTGGCCTCGGCGCGAACTGGTGGCCGAGGCGGTGGGCACTTTTGTGCTGGTCTTCGCAGGCACCGGCGCGGTGGTGGTCAACGCCGTTTCGGGCGGTGCCCTCACCCATCTGGGCATCAGCTTCGTCTTCGGGGCGGTGGTAGCGGCGCTAATCTACACCCTGGGTCATATCAGCGGCGCCCACATCAACCCGGCGGTGACGCTGGCGCTGTGGGCACTCGGCCGGTTTCCGGCCCGGCGCGTTTTATCCTACATTCTGGTGCAGCTGGCTGGGGCGGCAGCGGCGAGTGTGGCGGTGCTCGTCTGTTTCGGCAATCAAGCAAAGCTCGGGGCGACGTTGCCTTTGGCGGGCAACTGGGTGCAGGCGTTCGCAGTCGAGCTGTTGCTCACGTTCATTTTGATGCTGGTCATCTGCGGATCAGCCCTCGATCCGCGCGCTCCCCGGGGATTCGCGGGCCTCGCCATCGGCCTGACCGTCGGGTTGGAGGCGGGTTTCGGCGGACCGATTTCGGGGGCGAGCATGAACCCGGCCCGCTCGTTCGGCCCGGCCCTGGTGGCAGGGGCCTGGGAGGCACACTGGGTCTATTGGCTGGCACCGATCGTCGGGGCCCTGGTGGCCGGCTGGGTGTGGCAGCAGATGCGCGACCCGCTCGAAGAGACATCAACAAGACTCGATGGAGGCTAA
- a CDS encoding dual specificity protein phosphatase 23, producing MEQSISENLWWVIPGKLGGVRKPTEAEISDLQASGVGGLVSVMDDPGNLDLYERAGMPHRWLPVKGGTAPTREQIAQLRDFVAEQNARGAGVAVHCTSGRRRTGTFLAAYLIAAGHSSEQALQIVQTANPDVELREAQIEFLRNFARS from the coding sequence ATGGAACAATCGATTTCAGAGAATTTGTGGTGGGTCATCCCCGGCAAGCTCGGAGGTGTCCGCAAACCGACCGAGGCTGAGATCTCCGACTTGCAGGCGAGCGGCGTCGGCGGGCTTGTCTCGGTGATGGACGACCCCGGCAACCTCGATCTGTACGAACGGGCAGGGATGCCGCATCGTTGGCTGCCGGTGAAGGGTGGGACGGCCCCTACCCGCGAGCAAATCGCGCAATTGCGGGACTTCGTAGCCGAGCAAAACGCCCGCGGCGCAGGCGTGGCCGTGCACTGCACCAGCGGCAGAAGGCGCACCGGCACTTTCCTCGCGGCCTATTTAATCGCCGCGGGCCATTCGAGCGAGCAAGCACTGCAAATTGTCCAGACCGCCAATCCCGACGTCGAACTGAGGGAAGCGCAGATCGAGTTTTTGCGGAATTTTGCCCGGTCTTGA